In Asanoa sp. WMMD1127, one genomic interval encodes:
- the infA gene encoding translation initiation factor IF-1: MPKKDGAIEIEGRVIEPLPNAMFRVELANGHKVLAHISGKMRQHYIRILPEDRVVVELSPYDLTRGRIVYRYK; the protein is encoded by the coding sequence ATGCCGAAAAAAGACGGGGCCATCGAGATCGAAGGCCGGGTCATCGAGCCATTGCCGAACGCCATGTTCAGGGTTGAGCTCGCCAACGGCCACAAGGTTTTGGCTCACATCAGCGGCAAGATGCGGCAGCACTACATCCGCATCCTGCCCGAGGATCGGGTCGTGGTGGAGCTCTCGCCATATGACCTGACCCGTGGGCGCATCGTCTACCGCTACAAGTGA
- the map gene encoding type I methionyl aminopeptidase codes for MRRHQLNIQLKTPEQIDLMRRAGLVVANALAAMRAAVAPGVTTADLDAIAEGVIRDAGGIPSFKGYHGFPGSICSSVNEQIVHAIPSPQQVLKNGDLISLDCGAILDGWHGDSAITVPVGDVDPALLKMAAVAEDSMWAGIAAAARGVRSGRGRLTDISHAVETAVKAGGRYGIVDGYGGHGIGTEMHQDPHVLNHGRPGRGIALRPGLCLAIEPMITMGSPRSVELDDGWTVITRDHSVAAHVEHSIALLDDGVWVLTAADGGRERLGELLTARATAPQPS; via the coding sequence ATGCGCCGACACCAGCTGAACATTCAGCTGAAGACTCCTGAGCAGATCGACCTGATGCGCCGCGCGGGTCTGGTCGTGGCCAACGCCCTGGCCGCCATGCGCGCCGCCGTCGCGCCCGGTGTGACCACCGCCGACCTCGACGCGATCGCCGAGGGCGTCATCCGCGACGCCGGCGGCATCCCCTCCTTCAAGGGCTACCACGGCTTCCCCGGCTCGATCTGCTCGTCGGTCAACGAGCAGATCGTGCACGCCATCCCCTCGCCCCAGCAGGTCCTCAAGAACGGCGACCTGATCTCGCTGGACTGCGGTGCCATCCTCGACGGTTGGCACGGCGACTCGGCGATCACCGTGCCCGTCGGCGACGTCGACCCGGCCCTGCTGAAGATGGCCGCGGTCGCCGAGGACTCGATGTGGGCGGGCATCGCCGCCGCCGCCCGCGGGGTCCGCTCGGGCCGGGGCCGGCTGACCGACATCAGCCACGCCGTGGAGACGGCGGTCAAGGCGGGCGGCCGCTACGGGATCGTCGACGGCTACGGCGGGCACGGCATCGGCACCGAGATGCACCAGGACCCGCACGTGCTCAACCACGGCCGGCCGGGCCGCGGCATCGCACTACGCCCGGGCCTCTGCCTCGCCATCGAACCGATGATCACGATGGGCTCGCCGCGCTCGGTGGAGCTCGACGACGGCTGGACCGTGATCACCCGCGACCACTCGGTGGCCGCCCACGTCGAGCACTCGATCGCGCTGCTTGACGACGGCGTCTGGGTGCTGACCGCGGCCGACGGCGGCCGCGAGCGGCTCGGTGAGCTCCTCACCGCCCGCGCCACGGCGCCGCAGCCGTCCTGA
- the rpsM gene encoding 30S ribosomal protein S13, which yields MARLVGVDLPREKRMEIALTYIYGVGRTRAKEALGATGVSLDKRAKDLTDEELVQLRDYIEANFKVEGDLRREVAADIRRKVEIGSYEGIRHRRGLPVRGQRTRTNARTRKGPKRTVAGKKKPGKK from the coding sequence ATGGCACGTCTAGTCGGCGTCGACCTCCCGCGCGAAAAGCGCATGGAGATCGCGCTCACCTACATCTACGGGGTCGGTCGGACCCGCGCCAAGGAAGCCCTCGGCGCGACCGGCGTTTCCCTGGACAAGCGTGCGAAGGACCTCACGGACGAGGAGCTGGTCCAGCTCCGCGACTACATCGAGGCCAACTTCAAGGTCGAGGGTGACCTGCGCCGCGAGGTCGCCGCTGATATCCGACGCAAGGTCGAGATCGGCAGCTACGAGGGCATCCGCCACCGCCGTGGTCTGCCAGTGCGTGGCCAGCGGACGCGCACCAACGCGCGTACCCGCAAGGGCCCCAAGCGCACGGTCGCCGGCAAGAAGAAGCCCGGCAAAAAGTAA
- the rpsD gene encoding 30S ribosomal protein S4 yields MARYTGADCRRCRREKMKLFLKGSKCDGPKCPFESRPFPPGQHGRGRTKETEYLLQLREKQKARRVYGVLEKQFRGYYEEAVSKKGKTGEVLLQILESRLDNVVYRAGLAKSRDHARQLVKHGHFVVNGKKVDIPSYRVKEHDIVQVREKSQDLTPFIVAQAEAGSKTVPAWLEAIPSQHKVLVHTLPARQVIDTQVQEQLIVELYSK; encoded by the coding sequence ATGGCTCGTTACACCGGTGCTGACTGCCGCCGTTGCCGGCGGGAGAAGATGAAGCTGTTCCTCAAGGGCAGCAAGTGCGACGGTCCCAAGTGCCCGTTCGAGTCCCGGCCCTTCCCGCCTGGACAGCACGGCCGCGGCCGGACCAAGGAGACCGAATACCTCCTGCAGCTCCGCGAGAAGCAGAAGGCCCGCCGCGTCTACGGCGTGCTGGAGAAGCAGTTCCGCGGCTACTACGAGGAAGCCGTCTCGAAGAAGGGCAAGACCGGTGAGGTCCTGCTCCAGATCCTCGAGTCGCGGCTCGACAACGTGGTCTACCGGGCCGGCCTGGCCAAGTCCCGCGACCACGCGCGTCAGCTCGTCAAGCACGGCCACTTCGTGGTCAACGGCAAGAAGGTCGACATCCCCTCGTACCGCGTCAAGGAGCACGACATCGTGCAGGTGCGGGAGAAGTCGCAGGACCTGACCCCGTTCATCGTCGCCCAGGCCGAGGCCGGTTCGAAGACCGTCCCCGCGTGGCTCGAGGCGATCCCCAGCCAGCACAAGGTGCTGGTGCACACGCTCCCGGCCCGCCAGGTGATCGACACCCAGGTCCAGGAGCAGCTGATCGTCGAGCTCTACTCCAAGTAA
- a CDS encoding class I SAM-dependent methyltransferase, which yields MNVSANYETDQNLRTRQGIWAYGAGAPLVDRVLDLAAVAETATTVDVGCGNGGYLARLRQRGHRGSLLGVDLSPGMAAKAGAASGATTAVADVQFLPLRTGVADLTLAPHMLYHVPDIPLAIAEIRRITAPSGRAVIVTNTPRHAYEVHAMFAGVTADLLGRAATIAWDGPRFRSDQAEELLPAAFDVVERHDLGRVSAVPAAAAVSGYVGSLPPDALGVPADRRAEVLAELERRVAAHIAAHGSFEVTSGAVAFVCR from the coding sequence ATGAATGTCTCCGCGAATTACGAAACAGACCAGAACCTCCGGACCCGGCAGGGCATCTGGGCGTACGGTGCCGGCGCCCCACTGGTTGATCGGGTGTTGGATCTGGCCGCGGTGGCGGAGACGGCGACCACGGTCGACGTGGGCTGCGGAAACGGCGGTTATCTGGCGCGCCTCCGGCAGCGCGGGCACCGCGGGTCGCTGCTCGGCGTCGACCTGTCGCCCGGGATGGCGGCCAAGGCCGGGGCGGCGTCCGGCGCGACCACCGCGGTCGCGGACGTTCAGTTCCTTCCCCTGCGCACCGGCGTCGCCGACCTCACGCTCGCGCCGCACATGCTCTACCACGTCCCTGACATCCCCCTGGCCATCGCCGAGATCCGGCGCATCACCGCCCCCAGCGGCCGCGCGGTGATCGTCACCAACACCCCCCGGCATGCGTACGAGGTGCACGCGATGTTCGCCGGGGTCACGGCCGATCTTCTGGGTCGCGCGGCCACCATCGCCTGGGACGGCCCGCGGTTCCGCAGCGACCAGGCCGAGGAGCTGCTGCCCGCCGCGTTCGACGTGGTCGAGCGACACGACCTCGGCCGGGTGTCCGCGGTGCCGGCGGCGGCCGCGGTCAGCGGCTATGTGGGCAGCCTGCCGCCCGACGCGTTGGGTGTGCCGGCGGACCGGCGGGCCGAGGTGCTGGCCGAGCTGGAGCGGCGGGTGGCCGCGCACATCGCGGCCCACGGCAGCTTCGAGGTGACCAGCGGAGCGGTCGCTTTCGTCTGCCGGTGA
- the truA gene encoding tRNA pseudouridine(38-40) synthase TruA — protein MRARLDIAYDGTDFSGWAVQPGRRTVAGSLLSVLEQILGAGVATGLTVAGRTDAGVHATGQVAHVDLPDAVWAGTGPSLLRRLAGLLPGDVRVMALTEAPPEFDARFSATFRRYAYRVTDAPWGADPLRRHDTLAWPRPLDVERLNAAAAGLVGEHDFAAFCKRKENATTLREVTRLDWARGPDGVLVATVQADAFCQAMVRSLVGAMLVAGDGRRAPDWPASQLTRRERSSAVTVAPPHGLTLVAVGYPDDAGALAARAAATRRLRTPAE, from the coding sequence GTGCGCGCGCGACTGGACATCGCCTACGACGGCACCGACTTCTCCGGCTGGGCGGTGCAGCCGGGCCGGCGTACCGTCGCGGGCTCGTTGCTGTCCGTCCTGGAGCAGATCCTCGGCGCGGGGGTGGCCACCGGCCTGACCGTGGCCGGCCGCACCGACGCCGGCGTGCACGCCACCGGCCAGGTCGCGCACGTCGACCTGCCGGACGCGGTCTGGGCGGGCACCGGACCGTCCCTGCTGCGCCGGCTGGCCGGCCTGCTGCCCGGCGACGTGCGCGTCATGGCGCTGACCGAGGCGCCGCCCGAGTTCGACGCGCGGTTCTCCGCGACGTTTCGCCGCTACGCCTACCGGGTCACCGACGCGCCCTGGGGCGCCGACCCGCTGCGCCGCCACGACACCCTGGCCTGGCCCCGCCCGCTCGACGTGGAACGGCTCAACGCGGCCGCTGCGGGCCTGGTCGGCGAGCACGACTTCGCGGCCTTCTGCAAGCGCAAGGAGAACGCCACAACGCTGCGCGAGGTGACCCGGCTGGACTGGGCCCGCGGCCCCGACGGGGTGCTGGTGGCGACCGTGCAGGCCGACGCGTTCTGCCAGGCCATGGTGCGCAGCCTGGTCGGCGCGATGCTGGTCGCGGGCGACGGTCGCCGGGCGCCGGACTGGCCGGCCAGCCAGCTCACCCGGCGCGAGCGCAGCAGCGCGGTGACCGTGGCGCCGCCGCACGGGCTGACGCTGGTCGCCGTGGGCTATCCCGACGACGCGGGCGCGCTGGCCGCCCGGGCCGCGGCGACCCGGCGCCTCCGCACGCCGGCGGAGTGA
- the rplQ gene encoding 50S ribosomal protein L17, whose amino-acid sequence MPTPTKGPRLGGSPAHERLLLANLATALFRHGKITTTETKAKRLRPLAEQLITKAKRGDLHARRRVLTVVRDKDVVFNLFDEIAPRYANRSGGYTRIVKTVPRKGDNAPMAIIELVEELVEAPAAPAKKTARKAAAQRDKVEALAREEEPPARSSADEQDDQDAEAPVSASGDKVAEGPGTQAEGDDTDTK is encoded by the coding sequence ATGCCCACGCCCACCAAGGGTCCCCGCCTCGGCGGTAGCCCGGCGCACGAGCGGCTGCTGCTGGCCAACCTGGCCACGGCGCTGTTCCGGCACGGGAAGATCACCACGACCGAGACGAAGGCGAAGCGCCTGCGTCCGCTCGCCGAGCAGCTGATCACCAAGGCCAAGCGCGGTGACCTGCACGCCCGGCGCCGGGTGCTGACCGTCGTCCGGGATAAGGACGTGGTCTTCAACCTGTTCGACGAGATCGCCCCGCGGTACGCCAACCGCAGCGGCGGTTACACGCGGATCGTCAAGACCGTTCCCCGCAAGGGCGACAACGCGCCGATGGCGATCATCGAGCTCGTCGAGGAGCTCGTCGAGGCGCCCGCCGCCCCGGCGAAGAAGACGGCCCGCAAGGCCGCCGCGCAGCGGGACAAGGTCGAGGCGCTCGCCCGCGAGGAGGAGCCGCCGGCTCGTTCCTCCGCGGACGAGCAGGACGACCAGGACGCCGAGGCGCCGGTTTCGGCCTCCGGCGACAAGGTCGCCGAGGGCCCCGGCACGCAGGCCGAGGGCGACGACACCGACACCAAGTAA
- the rpsK gene encoding 30S ribosomal protein S11, whose amino-acid sequence MPPKARAGAAVKKVRRKERKNVAHGQAHIKSTFNNTIVSITDPTGAVISWASAGQVGFKGSRKSTPFAAQLAAEAAARRAMEHGMRKVDVFVKGPGSGRETAIRSLQAVGLEVGQIADVTPQPHNGCRPPKRRRV is encoded by the coding sequence ATGCCACCGAAGGCTCGTGCCGGGGCCGCTGTCAAGAAGGTCCGGCGCAAGGAACGCAAGAACGTCGCCCACGGGCAGGCGCACATCAAGAGCACCTTCAACAACACCATCGTGTCGATCACCGACCCGACCGGTGCGGTCATCTCCTGGGCCTCCGCGGGCCAGGTTGGCTTCAAGGGCTCCCGCAAGTCGACTCCGTTCGCCGCGCAGCTGGCCGCCGAGGCCGCCGCGCGTCGGGCCATGGAGCACGGCATGCGCAAGGTCGACGTGTTCGTCAAGGGCCCCGGCTCCGGCCGGGAAACCGCCATCCGTTCGCTGCAGGCCGTGGGCCTCGAGGTCGGCCAGATCGCCGACGTCACCCCGCAGCCGCACAACGGTTGCCGTCCGCCGAAGCGTCGCCGGGTCTGA
- the rpmJ gene encoding 50S ribosomal protein L36: protein MKVKPSVKRICNKCRVIRRHGRVMVICTDPRHKQRQG, encoded by the coding sequence GTGAAGGTCAAGCCGAGCGTCAAGCGAATCTGCAACAAGTGCCGGGTCATCCGCCGGCACGGCCGGGTCATGGTGATCTGCACCGACCCGCGCCACAAGCAGCGCCAGGGCTGA
- a CDS encoding adenylate kinase — MRIVLVGPPGAGKGTQAEFIAAHLAVPKISTGDIFRANVSQGTPLGVEAKRYMDAGKLVPDEVTINMVRERLAEPDAGEGFLLDGFPRTTPQAAALDKLLADLGTALDLVMELVVDDDEVIRRLSGRRTCRGCGKIWHVEFDAPSREGICDRCGSELFQRDDDKAETIAKRLVEYAEKTAPLVDYYGAQGKLVGIDATGPVEDVTVRAIDALRSYGG, encoded by the coding sequence GTGCGAATTGTTCTCGTAGGTCCTCCGGGCGCGGGAAAGGGGACGCAGGCCGAGTTCATCGCCGCGCACCTCGCCGTGCCCAAGATCTCGACCGGGGACATCTTCCGCGCCAACGTCTCCCAGGGCACCCCGCTGGGCGTCGAAGCCAAGCGCTACATGGACGCCGGCAAGCTGGTCCCCGACGAGGTGACCATCAACATGGTGCGGGAGCGGCTCGCGGAGCCCGACGCCGGCGAGGGCTTCCTGCTCGACGGCTTCCCTCGCACGACGCCCCAGGCGGCCGCGCTCGACAAGCTGCTGGCCGACCTGGGCACGGCGCTCGACCTCGTGATGGAGCTCGTGGTCGACGACGACGAGGTGATCCGGCGGCTGTCCGGCCGGCGCACCTGCCGCGGCTGCGGCAAGATCTGGCACGTCGAGTTCGACGCGCCGTCCCGCGAGGGCATCTGCGACCGCTGCGGCTCGGAGCTGTTCCAGCGCGACGACGACAAGGCCGAGACGATCGCAAAGCGGCTCGTCGAATACGCCGAGAAGACGGCGCCGCTGGTCGACTACTACGGCGCGCAGGGCAAGCTGGTCGGCATCGACGCCACCGGGCCGGTCGAAGACGTCACGGTCCGGGCGATCGACGCACTTCGGTCCTACGGCGGCTGA
- a CDS encoding DUF1707 domain-containing protein, with translation MDRRQMRAGDAERQHVAEQLRTALELGRLDLHEYDERVQRTYAAKTFGDLDGLLDDLPDTVPPTAGAQLMVPSGNDGLVAGPDGRFPNATARWLAHTWDGYFATVAIVVAIWAVICLMTAEWLYFWPAWVAGPWGAVLLVSTIGGLASGEPQKWAAEKAREQQRKRAKEDAEGDED, from the coding sequence ATGGACCGGCGCCAGATGCGGGCGGGTGACGCGGAACGGCAGCACGTGGCCGAGCAGCTGCGGACAGCCCTCGAACTCGGGCGCCTCGACCTGCACGAATACGACGAGCGGGTGCAGCGGACCTACGCGGCCAAGACCTTCGGCGATCTCGACGGGCTCCTCGACGACCTCCCGGACACCGTGCCACCCACCGCCGGCGCGCAGCTCATGGTGCCCAGCGGCAACGACGGTCTCGTGGCCGGGCCGGACGGCCGGTTCCCCAACGCCACCGCCCGCTGGCTGGCGCACACCTGGGACGGCTATTTCGCCACGGTCGCGATCGTCGTGGCGATCTGGGCGGTCATCTGCCTGATGACCGCGGAGTGGCTCTATTTCTGGCCCGCCTGGGTTGCCGGGCCGTGGGGCGCCGTCCTGCTGGTCTCCACGATCGGCGGCCTGGCCAGCGGCGAACCCCAGAAGTGGGCGGCCGAGAAGGCCCGCGAGCAGCAGCGCAAACGGGCCAAGGAAGACGCCGAGGGCGACGAGGACTGA
- a CDS encoding DNA-directed RNA polymerase subunit alpha — MLITQRPTLSEESISETRSRFTIEPLEPGFGYTLGNSLRRTLLSSIPGAAVTSIKVDGVLHEFTTIPGVKEDVVELVMNVKELCVSSEHDEPVSMYLRKQGPGDVTAGDIQPPAGVSVHNPDLKLATLNSKGRLDMELTVERGRGYVTANQNKSAGAEIGRIPVDSIYSPVLKVTYKVEATRVEQRTDFDRLIIDVETKPSIGPRTALASAGSTLVELFGLARELDETAEGIDIGPSPQDAQLAADLALPIEELDLTVRSYNCLKREGINTVGELIGRTEADLLDIRNFGQKSIDEVKMKLAGMGLGLKDSAPNFDPAHVVDSFGEVDYDTDDYRETEQL; from the coding sequence GTGCTCATCACTCAGCGGCCGACCCTCTCCGAGGAGTCGATCAGCGAGACCCGTTCCCGGTTCACCATCGAGCCGCTCGAGCCCGGCTTCGGCTACACGCTCGGCAACTCGCTGCGGCGCACCCTGCTCAGCTCCATCCCGGGTGCGGCCGTCACCAGCATCAAGGTCGACGGCGTGCTGCACGAGTTCACCACCATCCCGGGCGTCAAGGAAGACGTCGTCGAGCTGGTCATGAACGTCAAGGAGCTGTGCGTCAGCTCCGAGCACGACGAGCCGGTCAGCATGTACCTGCGCAAGCAGGGCCCCGGCGACGTGACCGCGGGCGACATCCAGCCCCCGGCCGGTGTCTCGGTGCACAATCCCGACCTCAAGCTCGCGACGCTCAACAGCAAGGGTCGGCTCGACATGGAGCTGACCGTCGAGCGGGGTCGTGGCTACGTGACCGCGAACCAGAACAAGAGCGCGGGCGCCGAGATCGGCCGGATCCCGGTCGACTCGATCTACTCGCCGGTCCTCAAGGTCACCTACAAGGTCGAGGCGACCCGTGTCGAGCAGCGCACCGACTTCGACCGGCTGATCATCGACGTCGAGACCAAGCCGTCGATCGGCCCGCGTACCGCCCTGGCCTCCGCCGGTTCCACCCTGGTCGAGCTGTTCGGCCTGGCCCGGGAGCTGGACGAGACCGCCGAGGGCATCGACATCGGCCCGTCGCCGCAGGACGCGCAGCTCGCTGCCGACCTGGCGCTGCCGATCGAGGAGCTGGACCTGACCGTCCGCTCCTACAACTGCCTCAAGCGCGAGGGCATCAACACCGTCGGTGAGCTCATCGGGCGCACGGAGGCCGACCTCCTCGATATAAGGAATTTCGGTCAGAAGTCGATCGACGAGGTCAAGATGAAGCTCGCCGGCATGGGTCTGGGCCTGAAGGACTCGGCGCCCAACTTCGACCCCGCGCACGTCGTGGACTCCTTCGGCGAGGTTGACTACGACACCGACGACTACCGCGAGACCGAGCAGCTCTGA